Proteins from a single region of Desulfovibrio sp. Huiquan2017:
- a CDS encoding ferredoxin — MSNTNTCTKHREVAIELGDCRSCQGCIDLNPDVFQWDEALDMPYVTRSEVTEDEVRDIMNSCPEGCIVFVD; from the coding sequence ATGAGCAACACCAATACCTGTACCAAGCATCGTGAAGTGGCCATCGAGTTGGGGGACTGCCGCTCCTGCCAGGGGTGCATTGATCTCAACCCGGACGTTTTTCAATGGGACGAGGCCTTGGATATGCCCTATGTGACCCGGTCCGAGGTCACGGAGGACGAGGTACGCGACATCATGAATTCCTGCCCGGAAGGCTGCATCGTCTTCGTGGACTGA
- a CDS encoding type I restriction enzyme HsdR N-terminal domain-containing protein, which yields MHESSLGGTLRDYLSGEEIDETTFEEFRQLLARLLVEEKGYPKDRLKAKISLKYCVEGKEYERIIDFVFYDEKGVPVFLVMFCAGDVATFERETVCAARLIDGGPVPYALVTDTMDATLLDVRTGDELARGMNAVPEYDRLMAMVAEIEVGPLTAEQREKQTRVFHTYCGFVCGDHCECSLPPMPSKK from the coding sequence ATGCATGAATCGAGTTTGGGCGGCACGCTCCGCGACTATCTTTCCGGCGAGGAGATCGACGAAACCACTTTCGAGGAGTTTCGGCAGCTCCTGGCCCGTCTTCTGGTGGAAGAAAAGGGCTACCCCAAGGATCGGCTCAAGGCCAAAATTTCGCTGAAATATTGCGTGGAAGGCAAGGAGTACGAACGGATCATCGATTTCGTATTCTACGATGAAAAGGGCGTCCCCGTGTTCCTGGTCATGTTTTGCGCGGGCGATGTGGCCACCTTCGAGCGCGAGACCGTGTGCGCGGCCCGGCTCATCGACGGCGGTCCTGTGCCCTATGCCCTGGTCACCGACACCATGGACGCTACGCTCCTCGACGTGCGCACCGGCGATGAACTGGCGCGCGGCATGAACGCCGTGCCCGAGTATGATCGCCTCATGGCGATGGTCGCCGAAATCGAAGTCGGGCCGTTGACCGCCGAGCAGCGAGAAAAGCAGACCCGTGTTTTTCACACCTACTGCGGTTTCGTCTGCGGCGACCACTGTGAATGCTCGTTGCCGCCCATGCCCTCGAAGAAGTAG
- a CDS encoding 4Fe-4S binding protein, which translates to MHVRSLKLAYFSPTGTTSAVVRAMARGFGYDNVEDVDITMPDARKQMLKVSGEDLLVVAAPVYGGRIPELLEPWLRGLELDKTPVVCVAVFGNRAFEDALIELADLVAERGGVVVGGAAFVGEHSFSSEQYPVAVARPDAEDLRGAEDFGRRVRETLDALPSLDAAPEPAIPGDRPYKERKKGGPVDFIQVGDNCVRCGVCAEHCPVEAISAEDYGRTDAEKCIKCCACIKACPEHARSTKPGSPVEGFAKWLAENCRERLEPRYFF; encoded by the coding sequence ATGCACGTCCGATCTCTAAAATTGGCCTATTTTTCTCCCACCGGAACCACTTCCGCCGTCGTCCGCGCCATGGCGCGCGGGTTCGGCTACGACAACGTCGAGGATGTGGACATCACCATGCCGGACGCCCGTAAGCAGATGTTGAAGGTTTCGGGCGAAGACCTCCTCGTGGTCGCTGCGCCGGTCTACGGCGGGCGCATACCCGAGCTTCTCGAACCGTGGTTGCGCGGTCTGGAGTTGGACAAGACCCCGGTGGTCTGCGTTGCCGTATTCGGCAACCGTGCCTTTGAGGACGCCCTGATCGAGCTGGCCGATCTGGTCGCCGAGCGGGGCGGAGTCGTGGTGGGCGGGGCAGCCTTCGTCGGGGAACATTCCTTTTCCTCGGAGCAATATCCGGTGGCCGTGGCCCGGCCCGACGCCGAGGACCTGCGCGGCGCGGAAGACTTCGGGCGCAGGGTGCGCGAAACTCTGGACGCCCTCCCGTCCCTCGACGCGGCCCCTGAACCGGCCATTCCGGGTGATCGCCCCTACAAGGAACGCAAAAAGGGCGGCCCCGTGGACTTCATTCAGGTTGGCGACAACTGCGTGCGGTGTGGCGTTTGCGCCGAGCACTGTCCTGTGGAGGCCATCAGTGCGGAAGACTATGGCCGCACCGATGCCGAGAAGTGCATCAAATGTTGCGCCTGCATCAAGGCCTGCCCCGAGCATGCCCGCAGCACTAAGCCCGGCAGTCCGGTGGAGGGATTCGCTAAATGGCTGGCCGAGAATTGCCGCGAGCGCTTGGAGCCCCGGTATTTCTTCTAG
- a CDS encoding NADH-quinone oxidoreductase subunit N yields MNFNITALVPELFFLCLVLTLMVQSLGTREWKPPVERWLPFGACAAFFVTITGFHLHGTMFWDVYKVDLMSQFFKIVITFGFYVVVLNASRQPTLEEGKRADYYMLLGFSTFGLMLLASSVELITIYLALELASYSMYAVIPLRAKDKGAAEAGIKYIMFGAVATALALYGLSYIMATQHTTYIAELMNKSWSFADQPMAVVGLSLFLGGMFFKLALFPFHFWCPDVYQGASNETAAFVATMPKMGAIVVLCRLAVLLKPGLEITTILAVLGACSMTFGNLSALAQTDIKRLLGFSSVAHAGYIMVGLVSGTPEGIAAAAFYGMAYLVMNLLVFWIVSRVASDGRNLKLSDLNGLYKKAPVLAFSLAAGAFALVGLPPTMGFMGKFFLITSAWDHGYNWLVITLVVNSAIAIYYYLALFRHAFTEEKTPSQVAPPDNGWFASAGAGMLAAAVLVIGMIPAPLFNFAINAGKTLYGISVTFAGGGH; encoded by the coding sequence GTGAACTTCAACATCACTGCGCTTGTCCCGGAACTGTTCTTCCTCTGCCTGGTCCTGACCCTCATGGTCCAGTCGCTGGGTACCAGGGAGTGGAAACCGCCCGTTGAGCGGTGGTTGCCCTTTGGTGCCTGCGCCGCCTTCTTCGTGACCATCACGGGCTTCCACCTGCACGGAACCATGTTCTGGGATGTCTACAAAGTGGACCTCATGTCCCAGTTCTTCAAGATCGTCATTACCTTCGGGTTCTACGTGGTCGTGCTCAACGCCTCGCGTCAGCCGACGCTTGAAGAGGGCAAGCGGGCCGATTATTACATGTTGCTCGGCTTCTCCACCTTCGGCCTGATGCTGCTCGCTTCTTCCGTGGAGCTGATCACCATCTACCTGGCCCTGGAGCTGGCCTCGTATTCCATGTACGCGGTCATTCCGCTGCGCGCCAAGGACAAGGGCGCGGCCGAGGCGGGCATCAAGTACATCATGTTCGGCGCGGTCGCCACGGCCCTGGCCCTGTACGGCCTGTCCTACATCATGGCCACCCAGCATACGACCTACATCGCCGAGCTCATGAACAAGTCCTGGTCGTTCGCCGACCAGCCCATGGCCGTTGTCGGCCTGTCGCTCTTCCTGGGCGGCATGTTCTTCAAGCTGGCCCTGTTCCCGTTCCACTTCTGGTGCCCGGACGTCTATCAGGGCGCCAGCAACGAGACTGCGGCGTTCGTGGCGACCATGCCCAAGATGGGCGCCATCGTGGTCCTGTGCCGCCTGGCCGTGCTCCTCAAGCCCGGCCTGGAGATCACCACCATCCTGGCGGTGCTCGGTGCGTGTTCCATGACCTTCGGCAACCTGTCGGCCTTGGCCCAGACGGACATCAAGCGCCTGCTCGGTTTCTCGTCCGTGGCCCATGCCGGCTACATCATGGTCGGCTTGGTTTCGGGCACTCCCGAGGGGATCGCCGCGGCCGCCTTTTACGGCATGGCCTACCTGGTCATGAACCTGCTCGTATTCTGGATCGTCAGCCGCGTGGCCTCCGACGGCCGCAACCTCAAGTTGAGCGATCTGAACGGCCTGTACAAAAAGGCTCCGGTCCTGGCGTTCTCGCTGGCCGCCGGAGCGTTTGCCCTGGTCGGCCTGCCGCCGACCATGGGATTCATGGGCAAGTTCTTCTTGATCACCTCGGCCTGGGACCACGGCTACAACTGGCTGGTCATCACTTTGGTGGTCAACTCGGCCATCGCCATCTATTACTACCTGGCCCTGTTCCGGCACGCCTTCACCGAAGAGAAGACGCCCAGCCAGGTGGCCCCGCCCGACAACGGCTGGTTCGCCTCGGCCGGAGCGGGCATGCTCGCCGCGGCTGTGTTGGTAATCGGCATGATTCCGGCTCCCTTGTTCAACTTCGCCATCAATGCGGGCAAGACCCTGTACGGTATATCCGTCACCTTCGCGGGCGGCGGTCACTAG
- a CDS encoding NADH-quinone oxidoreductase subunit M produces the protein MLDFGYPVLTILIAFPLIAACGLFFLRAPQVVRYYTMAVSLIECLLAVPLMGFKLNADFQFVEKIDWVHQWGLQYYLGIDGISILMVLLTIAVLPLCVMCSWTYIGKREKEFHFCLLFMTSAVLGVFCALDLVLFYVFWEAMLIPMYLLIAVWGGDDRKYASLKFFLYTLAGSTLLLAAIVAFRITGGTFSIPDLMQMNFSFRFQFWAFLAMALAFAIKVPMFPFHTWLPAAHVQAPSAGSVILAAVLLKMGTYGFLRFCLPLTPAASQYFAPMMIAISIASILYGGAIALGQSDIKKLVAYSSVGHMGFVTLGIFLFDQRGVEGALFQMLNHGIVTGALFMMIGAVYERSHSREISKNLGLGKYMPAFMFFWGLMALASLGFPGTNGFVGEILVFIGAFQVSPFIGMFLVPGALLGAAYMFRVSLKMAWGKPSSAKTWRDLNAREWIYLTIPAVFVLWIGLAPAPFFNIIDPSVDKLLNDFDKRKVAVVETEQPMQTAAADVLGLLAEKE, from the coding sequence ATTTTGGACTTCGGATATCCGGTACTCACGATATTGATCGCATTCCCGCTCATTGCGGCGTGCGGACTCTTCTTCCTGCGGGCTCCGCAGGTGGTGAGGTACTACACCATGGCGGTGTCCCTCATCGAATGTCTGCTTGCTGTGCCGCTCATGGGCTTCAAACTGAACGCTGACTTCCAGTTCGTCGAGAAAATCGACTGGGTCCACCAATGGGGCCTTCAGTACTATCTCGGCATCGACGGGATCAGCATACTTATGGTCCTTCTGACCATTGCGGTCCTGCCGCTGTGCGTCATGTGCTCCTGGACCTACATCGGCAAGCGGGAGAAGGAATTCCACTTCTGCCTGCTGTTCATGACCTCGGCGGTGCTCGGCGTGTTTTGCGCACTCGACCTGGTCCTGTTCTATGTCTTCTGGGAAGCCATGCTTATCCCCATGTACCTGCTCATCGCGGTCTGGGGCGGCGACGACCGCAAGTACGCGTCGCTCAAGTTCTTCCTGTACACCCTGGCGGGGTCCACTCTGCTCCTGGCGGCCATCGTGGCCTTCCGGATCACGGGCGGGACCTTCTCCATCCCGGATCTGATGCAGATGAACTTCAGCTTCCGCTTCCAGTTCTGGGCCTTCCTGGCCATGGCGCTCGCCTTTGCCATCAAGGTTCCCATGTTCCCGTTCCACACTTGGCTGCCCGCGGCCCATGTGCAGGCGCCTTCGGCCGGTTCCGTCATCCTGGCGGCCGTGCTGCTGAAGATGGGTACCTACGGGTTCCTGCGCTTCTGCCTGCCGTTGACCCCGGCGGCCTCCCAGTACTTCGCCCCCATGATGATCGCCATCTCCATCGCGTCCATCCTGTACGGCGGAGCCATCGCCCTCGGACAGTCCGACATCAAGAAGTTGGTCGCCTACTCCTCGGTGGGTCACATGGGCTTCGTGACGCTCGGCATCTTCCTGTTCGACCAGCGTGGCGTGGAAGGCGCGCTCTTCCAGATGCTCAACCACGGCATCGTCACCGGCGCGCTGTTCATGATGATCGGCGCTGTCTACGAGCGGAGCCATAGCCGCGAGATCTCGAAGAACCTGGGATTGGGCAAATACATGCCCGCCTTCATGTTCTTCTGGGGCCTCATGGCGCTGGCCTCCCTCGGGTTCCCCGGAACCAACGGGTTCGTGGGCGAAATTCTGGTCTTCATCGGCGCCTTCCAGGTGTCGCCGTTCATCGGCATGTTCCTGGTTCCCGGCGCGCTGCTGGGCGCGGCCTACATGTTCCGCGTTTCCTTGAAGATGGCTTGGGGCAAGCCCAGTTCCGCCAAGACCTGGCGCGACCTCAATGCCCGCGAGTGGATCTACCTGACCATCCCGGCCGTGTTCGTGCTCTGGATCGGTTTGGCGCCCGCGCCGTTCTTCAATATCATCGACCCGTCGGTCGACAAGCTGCTCAATGACTTCGACAAGCGCAAGGTCGCTGTCGTCGAAACCGAACAGCCCATGCAAACAGCCGCCGCAGACGTCTTGGGTCTGCTGGCGGAAAAGGAATAG
- a CDS encoding Na(+)/H(+) antiporter subunit D produces MGTDVFIHPAAGFLLLALLVPFVPASLWKSKSLRGALAILAPLIALYSIFTVEAGAYGQLHYLDQALIFGRVDKLSIVFGQVFAIISFIGCIYGMHVEDKGHYVCASLYVAGGFGCVFAGDLLTVFLFWELMSIGSTFLIWQARTTESVGAGFRYFLYHTVGGLFLLAGLLLKYKATGGFAFDLVNPAEAQLYDWLILTGFCVNAAVVPLHAWLPDAYPRASVAGAVYMCAFTTKTAVYVLCRGFAGWEVLAIAGTVMAVYGVLFACIENNARRILSYHIVSQVGYMVAGIGIGTAMTINGAVAHAYAHILYKGLLFMGTGAILYSVGTAKLDELGGLATKLPWVMVWYMVAALSISGMPLFNGFISKTMTIAGAAEHHRTLLALGMEIAAVGTFISVGIKLPYFAFWGRKKEYEGEVKPLPVNMYVGMALCGLLCIAQGVYPHMLYKYLPMAVEGHAFQPWTIDKVINSGLLLGFSGLAFYLTRYIITPHKALNLDFDWFYRLIGRVTMRAICWPASKVDDVWTEVYRTVGLRGLIGMGRGTSWFDKKGIDTVVDGSAYTVRNLGRLGAKAQTANLQDYLAMAAVLGLGIFALVWYFG; encoded by the coding sequence ATGGGGACTGATGTTTTTATCCACCCCGCTGCGGGCTTTCTTCTCCTCGCTCTGCTGGTGCCGTTCGTGCCCGCGAGCCTGTGGAAGAGCAAATCCTTGCGGGGCGCCCTGGCGATCCTCGCGCCGCTTATCGCCCTCTATTCCATCTTCACGGTGGAGGCGGGCGCCTACGGTCAACTGCATTACCTTGATCAGGCCCTGATCTTCGGGCGTGTGGACAAGCTGTCCATCGTCTTCGGCCAGGTCTTCGCCATCATCTCCTTTATCGGCTGCATCTACGGCATGCACGTGGAGGACAAGGGACACTATGTCTGCGCCTCGCTCTACGTGGCGGGCGGTTTCGGCTGCGTGTTCGCGGGCGACCTGCTGACGGTCTTCCTGTTCTGGGAGTTGATGTCCATCGGCTCGACCTTCCTGATCTGGCAGGCCAGAACCACGGAGTCCGTTGGAGCCGGTTTCCGCTACTTCCTGTATCACACCGTGGGCGGCCTGTTCCTGCTGGCCGGCCTGCTGCTCAAATACAAGGCCACGGGCGGTTTCGCCTTTGACCTGGTCAACCCGGCCGAGGCCCAGCTGTACGACTGGCTGATCCTGACCGGCTTCTGCGTCAACGCCGCCGTCGTGCCCCTGCACGCCTGGCTGCCCGACGCCTACCCTCGGGCCTCCGTGGCCGGTGCGGTATACATGTGCGCCTTCACCACCAAGACTGCGGTCTATGTGCTCTGCCGCGGCTTTGCGGGCTGGGAGGTCCTGGCCATCGCCGGAACCGTCATGGCGGTCTACGGCGTGCTCTTCGCGTGCATTGAGAACAACGCCCGGCGCATCCTGTCCTACCACATCGTCTCCCAGGTGGGATACATGGTCGCGGGCATCGGCATCGGCACGGCCATGACCATCAACGGCGCCGTGGCCCATGCCTACGCGCACATCCTCTACAAGGGGCTGCTCTTCATGGGCACCGGCGCGATCCTGTACTCGGTCGGCACGGCCAAGCTGGATGAGCTCGGCGGCCTGGCCACCAAGCTGCCCTGGGTCATGGTCTGGTACATGGTCGCGGCCCTGTCCATCTCCGGCATGCCGCTGTTCAACGGCTTCATCTCGAAGACGATGACCATTGCGGGCGCCGCCGAACACCATCGCACCCTCCTTGCCCTGGGCATGGAGATCGCCGCGGTCGGTACGTTCATATCGGTGGGCATCAAGCTCCCATACTTCGCGTTCTGGGGGCGTAAAAAGGAATACGAGGGCGAGGTCAAGCCGCTGCCCGTCAACATGTACGTGGGCATGGCGCTGTGCGGCCTGTTGTGCATCGCGCAGGGCGTTTACCCGCATATGCTCTATAAGTACCTGCCCATGGCGGTGGAAGGACACGCCTTCCAGCCTTGGACCATCGACAAGGTCATCAACTCGGGTCTGTTGCTCGGCTTCTCCGGCCTGGCCTTCTACCTGACCCGCTACATCATTACGCCGCACAAGGCGCTCAACCTGGACTTCGACTGGTTCTACCGCCTCATCGGCAGGGTGACCATGCGCGCCATATGCTGGCCCGCGTCCAAGGTTGACGACGTCTGGACCGAGGTCTACCGGACCGTCGGCCTGCGGGGTCTCATCGGCATGGGCAGAGGCACTTCTTGGTTCGACAAGAAGGGCATCGACACAGTGGTGGACGGCAGCGCCTACACCGTCAGGAATCTCGGCAGGCTGGGGGCCAAGGCCCAAACGGCCAACCTGCAGGACTACCTGGCGATGGCCGCCGTTCTCGGCTTGGGCATCTTTGCCCTGGTTTGGTACTTCGGCTAA
- a CDS encoding monovalent cation/H+ antiporter subunit D family protein, with product MMEGVTTYSPILLPVVFTLLTPLFIYLCRGDENRREAISFIGAFLTFTSVLWMAPKVLSGQVLYYHVTTILPGINIAFAVDGLSMVFALIAPFLWFLVTSYNVGYMRGLNEHAQTRYYVCFAVAIFGAVGVALSANVFTLYLFYEIITVFTYPLVYHHEDAEAKVGARKYIVYLMGTSKLFLLPAMVLTYVLVGNLDFNLTDIQHGMFSAQVIAAHPRLVTLTYWLFILGIGKAALMPFHNWLPSAMVAPTPVSALLHAVAVVKAGVFCVSRIVLSAFGTKTAAALTMSQIYIGSPGTWLGDLSMGMGTAYIAAFTLTVASFIALTKDDIKARLAYSTVAQLSYVVIGVTMLVDSAVQGGVMHIAHHAFSKITLFMAAGAIYVACHLKKISLMDGLGRRMPFTFGAFGIASLSMIGMPPVCGFVSKWYLVNGTLDAHQWPLLCALLLSTALNAGYFVPITYRAFFKKPRPEANIGQYNEPSMTMVIPLCITAFISVFLGLYPQTFLNFVNAFGKF from the coding sequence ATGATGGAAGGTGTAACGACATATAGTCCAATTCTTCTGCCGGTGGTGTTCACGCTCCTCACGCCGCTTTTCATCTATCTCTGTCGGGGGGATGAGAACCGGCGGGAGGCGATCAGCTTCATCGGTGCGTTCCTGACCTTCACTTCGGTGCTCTGGATGGCGCCGAAGGTCCTCTCCGGACAGGTCCTCTATTATCACGTAACCACCATCCTGCCGGGCATCAACATCGCCTTTGCCGTGGACGGGCTGTCCATGGTCTTCGCCCTGATCGCCCCGTTCCTCTGGTTTCTGGTGACGAGCTACAACGTCGGCTACATGCGCGGGCTCAACGAGCACGCGCAGACCCGGTACTACGTCTGCTTCGCGGTGGCCATTTTCGGCGCCGTGGGCGTGGCCCTGTCGGCCAACGTGTTCACGCTCTATCTCTTCTACGAGATCATTACCGTGTTCACCTATCCGCTGGTCTACCACCATGAGGACGCGGAGGCCAAGGTCGGCGCCCGGAAGTACATCGTCTACCTGATGGGTACCTCCAAGCTCTTCCTCCTGCCCGCCATGGTCCTGACCTACGTGCTGGTCGGCAATCTCGACTTCAATCTGACCGACATCCAACACGGTATGTTCTCCGCCCAGGTCATCGCCGCGCATCCCAGACTGGTGACTCTCACCTACTGGCTGTTCATCCTCGGCATCGGCAAGGCGGCTCTCATGCCGTTCCACAACTGGCTCCCGTCGGCCATGGTCGCGCCCACCCCGGTCTCGGCCCTGCTGCATGCTGTGGCGGTCGTCAAGGCGGGCGTCTTCTGCGTCAGCCGCATAGTGCTCTCGGCCTTCGGGACCAAGACCGCCGCGGCCCTGACCATGAGCCAGATCTACATCGGTTCGCCCGGCACCTGGCTCGGCGACCTTAGTATGGGCATGGGCACCGCCTACATCGCGGCCTTCACGCTGACGGTGGCCTCGTTCATCGCCCTGACCAAGGACGACATCAAGGCGCGGCTCGCCTATTCGACCGTGGCCCAGCTCTCCTACGTCGTCATCGGCGTGACCATGCTGGTGGACTCGGCGGTACAGGGCGGCGTCATGCACATCGCCCACCACGCCTTCTCCAAGATCACGCTCTTCATGGCCGCGGGCGCCATCTACGTCGCCTGCCACCTGAAGAAGATCAGTCTCATGGACGGCCTGGGCCGCCGTATGCCGTTCACCTTCGGGGCGTTCGGCATCGCCTCCCTGTCCATGATCGGCATGCCGCCGGTCTGCGGCTTCGTTTCCAAATGGTATCTGGTCAACGGCACGCTCGATGCGCACCAGTGGCCGCTGTTGTGCGCGTTGCTTCTGTCAACGGCGCTCAACGCGGGCTACTTCGTTCCCATCACCTACCGGGCCTTCTTCAAGAAGCCCCGTCCGGAGGCCAACATCGGCCAGTACAACGAGCCGTCCATGACCATGGTCATTCCGCTGTGCATCACAGCATTCATCTCGGTGTTCCTGGGTCTGTATCCGCAGACATTCCTGAACTTCGTCAACGCGTTCGGCAAGTTCTAG
- the nuoK gene encoding NADH-quinone oxidoreductase subunit NuoK has product MSALTLFQLVALILLCAGLFGLTQRRSLVGMLISVELMLNGAGLSMVAAAQLTDFSAVMGQLGTLFVMGLAAAEATLVLAMIVVVARRFKSAKSSDITTLKE; this is encoded by the coding sequence ATGAGCGCATTGACCTTATTCCAACTCGTCGCCCTGATCCTCCTGTGCGCGGGCCTGTTTGGCCTGACCCAGCGCCGGAGCCTCGTCGGCATGCTGATCTCGGTGGAGCTGATGCTCAACGGCGCAGGGCTGTCCATGGTGGCGGCCGCGCAGTTGACCGACTTCAGCGCGGTCATGGGGCAACTCGGCACCCTGTTCGTCATGGGGCTGGCCGCAGCCGAAGCCACGCTGGTCCTGGCCATGATCGTGGTGGTTGCGCGGCGTTTCAAATCCGCCAAATCCAGTGACATCACTACCCTGAAGGAATAG
- a CDS encoding NADH-quinone oxidoreductase subunit J has translation MEVLAKIAFGVYTLVILGGAVLAVSSSSLVRALIGLITTLVGVAGMYLLLATPFMAFMQLLIYVGAVSVLIFFAVMLTRAEQGGDEADKAPMKRYIFGLAATMTPAALLGWMIMTRPAASVAVPVEVPIKQLGEGLLGSYFLPFELISVILMVAMSGAVLLVWEKRGKK, from the coding sequence ATGGAAGTCTTGGCAAAAATAGCATTCGGCGTGTACACGCTCGTCATTCTTGGCGGGGCCGTCCTCGCCGTGTCGAGCAGCAGCCTGGTGCGCGCCCTGATCGGGCTGATCACCACGCTGGTCGGCGTGGCCGGGATGTACCTGCTGTTGGCCACGCCCTTCATGGCCTTCATGCAATTGCTCATCTACGTCGGCGCGGTCAGCGTCCTGATCTTCTTCGCGGTCATGCTGACCCGGGCGGAGCAGGGCGGCGACGAGGCCGACAAGGCGCCCATGAAGCGCTACATCTTCGGCCTGGCGGCCACCATGACCCCGGCGGCCCTGCTGGGCTGGATGATCATGACCCGGCCCGCAGCATCCGTGGCCGTGCCCGTGGAAGTGCCCATCAAGCAGCTCGGTGAAGGGTTGCTCGGATCCTACTTCCTGCCCTTCGAATTGATCTCGGTCATCCTGATGGTCGCCATGTCCGGCGCCGTCCTGTTGGTCTGGGAAAAGAGGGGGAAGAAATAA
- a CDS encoding 4Fe-4S binding protein, translated as MGKFKENVIQPILDCWSLIVGLKITGKYFCKPLITVHYPREVLDDENLRTYGGHVELIGKSKDPAMPKCISCMMCVTNCPSKCLTVVKSKPPKPTAAEEAAMKAAEEAGEKVAKPKAPKNPAKFIYDYSLCSLCGTCIENCPAKSLRFSNDIYWVATSRKEMKLDLLARLKAQATELSAPVHKTEAVAAAAEKEA; from the coding sequence ATGGGTAAATTCAAGGAAAACGTCATTCAGCCGATTCTCGATTGCTGGAGCCTGATCGTCGGACTCAAGATCACGGGCAAGTACTTCTGCAAGCCCCTGATCACGGTCCATTATCCGCGAGAAGTCCTCGACGACGAGAACCTGCGTACATACGGCGGGCATGTCGAACTCATCGGCAAGTCCAAGGACCCGGCCATGCCCAAATGCATCTCCTGCATGATGTGCGTGACCAACTGCCCGAGCAAATGCCTGACCGTGGTCAAGTCGAAGCCTCCCAAGCCCACTGCTGCGGAGGAGGCGGCCATGAAGGCGGCCGAGGAAGCGGGGGAAAAGGTCGCCAAGCCCAAGGCCCCCAAGAATCCGGCCAAGTTCATCTATGACTACAGCCTGTGCTCGCTGTGCGGCACCTGCATCGAAAACTGTCCGGCCAAGTCGCTGAGATTCTCCAATGACATCTATTGGGTGGCGACTTCCAGGAAAGAGATGAAACTCGATCTTCTCGCCCGGCTCAAGGCACAGGCCACGGAACTCTCCGCGCCTGTCCACAAGACCGAGGCTGTTGCGGCCGCGGCGGAGAAGGAGGCGTAA